The DNA sequence CGGACAATATCGTGAGGTTTACATTACTTAAAAAACTGGACGATGTTCATCCTTTAATTACCATCTTTGGTGTAATATTAGGAATGAATATTTTTGGATTTATCGGATTAATTTTCGGTCCTATATTATTATCCAGCTTTTTCCTGCTTTTAGATGTTTACAATAACGAATTTAGCGATAATCCTTAAGAAAATGTAGTTCTACTATTGGAATGAATTTTGTTTTTTACCATGAATAAATTTAATAAACTGTTTCAGTCGGCAGGTAGTATAGGTTTGGGATTACTCATACTATCTTGCATTTCTAAAGACAGATTAGAAGTAACCAAAAAAGAAACAAAAATGAAGGTAACAAAATCAGAAGAAGAGTGGAAAAAACAGCTTTCTCCCGAAGAATATTACATTTTGAGAGAAAAAGGAACAGAGGCTCCTTACAGTGGAAAATTCAATATGCATTTTGAAAAAGGAGTGTATACTTGTAAAGCTTGTGGTGCGGTTCTGTTTGATAGTGATTCTAAATTTGATTCGCATTGCGGATGGCCCAGCTTTGATCATGAAATAGCCAAAGGCCGAATTATCGAAAAATT is a window from the Apibacter sp. B3706 genome containing:
- the msrB gene encoding peptide-methionine (R)-S-oxide reductase MsrB, whose product is MNKFNKLFQSAGSIGLGLLILSCISKDRLEVTKKETKMKVTKSEEEWKKQLSPEEYYILREKGTEAPYSGKFNMHFEKGVYTCKACGAVLFDSDSKFDSHCGWPSFDHEIAKGRIIEKLDTSHGMTRMEILCANCGSHLGHVFNDGPTKTGLRYCVNSASLDFVKE